DNA sequence from the Ramlibacter agri genome:
ACATGAGCGCGATGCCTTCCTGCGAAGACAGCGCGTATTCCTGCAACAGGTTCTGCACCAGGCCCGCGCGGCCGGCCGAAGCCTTGCGATCGCGCACGTTCTGCGCAAGTCGCACGGCGAGCGCATGCGTGGCTTGCGCCAGTTCCGGCGGCAGCCGCGCCTGCTCCAGCAAGCCGGCAAGCGCCTGCTGCTCAGGCGGCCGCGTCGCGGCGGTGATGGCGCGCCGCAGGGGTGTGGCGGCGTAAGGGCTGGGTTCGTCGAAGGCCGCAAATGGCGGCGGCGCACTGCTGTCCATATCCGCCATTGTTGGCAATGGCGGCCGGATTTTGTTGCGAATATTCCTTGCCCAGCAGAATTTTGTTCATGGATTCAGCTGTTTCGCCAGATCGACGAAGAAGGCCAGGCTGCCCGGATTGGCCATCGCATCCGGGCTCGCCACCTTCTCCGGCGATGCGCCCAGCAGCAGCTTGCGGACCGGCACCTCCATCTTCTTGCCGGTCAGCGTGCGCGGCACCTCGGCGACCCGATAGACCTCGTTCGGCACGTGGCGCGCCGAAGCCTTGGTGCGGATGGCGTTGGCGATGCGACTTTTCAGCGCGTCGTCCAGCACCAGCCCCGAATGCAACACCACGAACAGCGCCATGTAGGACGGCCGGCCGAGGTACTCGAGGTCCACCACCAGGCTGTCGCGTACTTCGGGCAGTTCCTCCACCACGCGGTAGATTTCCGCCGTGCCCATGCGGATGCCGAACCGGTTGATGGTGCTGTCCGAGCGGCCGTAGATGATGGCCGTGCCGCGCGGCGTGAAGCGGATCCAGTCGCCGTGCCGCCACAGGCCCGGGAAGGTGTCGAAGTAGCTTTCCAGGTAGCGCTGGCCGCCGGCATCGTTCCAGAAGTACAGCGGCATCGACGGCATCGGCTTCGTCACCACCAGCTCGCCCACTTCATCGATCACCGGCTGCCCGGCTTCGTTGTAGGCATAGGCGGCCACCCCCAGCTCGCGGCACTGGATCTCGCCGGCGGTCGTCGGCAAGGTCGGCGCGCAGGCGACGAAGCCGGAAGCGATGTCGGTGCCGCCGCTGATGGAGGCGAGCCAGACGTCAGTCTTCACTGCGTCGTAGACCCACTTGAACGCTTCCACCGGCAGCGGCGAGCCGGTGGCGTTGATCGCGCGTAGCCTGGGCAGGGGCGCGAAGTCGCGCGGCCGCACGCCGTCCTTCATGCAGTTGATCAGGAAGGCCGCGCCGCAGCCGAACAAGGTCACCTCCTGCTGGTCCAGGAAGCGCCAGATCGCCTGCGCATCGGGCCAGGCCGGGTTGCCGTCGTACAGCACGATGGTGCCGCCCACCAGCAGGCCGCCCACCAGCAGGTTCCACACGATCCAGCCGGTGCCGCCCAGGAACAGCATGCGGTCGCCGGGCCGCAGGTCGTGCTGCAGCGCCATCGTCTTCAGGTGCGTGATCACGATGCCGCCGTGCCCATGCACCATGGCCTTGGGCAGGCCGGTGGTGCCGGACGAATAGACGATCCACAGCGGATGGTCGAAGGGCAGCCGCTTGAACGTGAGCTCCGCCTCCTGAGCGACGGCCTCGCTCCACGGCAGGCGGTCGCGCCAGTCGACCGCGCGCTGCGCCGCCAGCGGGCCGGCCACGTGCAGCACGGCGCGCACGCTGGGCAGCTCGCGCAGCAGCTCGTGCACGGTGGCGAGGCGGTCGTGCACCTTGCCGTTGTAGCGGTAGCTGTCGGTCGCCAGCAGCAGCTTCGGTTCGATCTGGCGCAGGCGGTCCAGCACCACGGTCGGTCCCATGTCGGGCGCGCAGCTGGACCAAGTGGCGCCGAGGCTGGCGCAGGCGAGGAAGGCCGTGACGGTTTCGGCCTGGTTCGGCAGGTAGGAGGCGACGCGGTCGCCCGCCTGCACGCCCAGTGCGCGCAGCCGGTGCGCGAGCGCGCCGACATCGCGCCGCAGCTGCGCCCAGGAGATTTCACGGATGCCGTCTTCGTTGCGGGCGATCAGCGCCGGGCGCGTATCCGTGGCATTGCGGAAGATGTGCTCGGCGTAGTTCAGCCGCGCGTTCGGGAACCACTGCGCGCCGGGCATCTGCTGCGCGCCCAGCACCGGCTGCGGGCTGCCGTCGGCCTGCACGTCGAAGAAGTTCCAGATGCTGGTCCAGAAGTCCTCGAGCTGGTCCACCGACCATTGCCACAGGGCTTCGTAGTCGGCGAAGGTGAGGCCGTGCTTCTGCTGCAGCCACTGCTGGTAGGCAGCCAGGCGGCTGGCGGCGGCCTGCTCAGGGGACGGTTGCCAGAGGATTTCCGGGGTCGATGCGCTCATGGCCGGGAATTATCCGGCCACGGCCGCGTGCCTCAACGCGTCTGCAAACGCGAATACCGGGCCCGGCCATGCAGGCCCACCAGCAGCGCCAGGAAGCCCGACGCTCCGCCCGCCACCAGCGACCAGCGCGGGCCGAAGTGGTTGGCGATCATGCCCAGCAGCGGGGCGCCCAGCGGCGTGCCGCCCACCGACACCGCCATCACGATCGCGATGACGCGGCCGCGCAGCGACGGGTCGCTCCAGAGCTGGGCTGCGCCGTGGGCCGTGGTGGTGAAGGTCTGCGTGGACAGGCCGACGAAGAACAGCGCCACGGCGAACAAAGCGTAGCTTGGCATCACCGCCGCCGCCGTCAGCGCCGTGCCGAAGGCCAGCGCGCCGCTCAGCAGCCAGGCCATGCGCGGTTTCTCGCGCTGCGCGGACAGCAGCGCGCCCGTCACCGAGCCGATGGCCATCGCCGACGTCAGCAGGCCGAACTGGCCGGCGCCGACGTGGAACACCGAGACCGACATGGCGGAGATGTAGATCGGGAAATTGATGCCGAAGGTGCCGATCAGGAAGAACATCACCAGCACCGTGCGCAGGTCCGGCTGTTCCCACGCGTGGCGGAAGCCGTCCACCAGCCCGCCGCGGCGGGCCGGGCCGGAGGCGCGTTCATGGAACTCGTGCGGCCGCAGCATGCGCAGCGAACACAGCACGGCGCCGAAGGACAGCGCATTGAGGACGAACACCACGCCGGTGCCGACGCCGGCGATCATCAGCCCGGCCACGGCCGGCCCGATCATGCGGGCCGCATTGAAGGACGTGGAATTGAGCGCGACCGCGTTGGACAGGTGCTCGTCGCCCACCAGCTGGCTGACGAAGGTCTGGCGCGCCGGCGCATCGAAGGCACTGACGCAACCGAGCAGCAGCGCGAACACGTAGACGTGCCACAGGTGCACCCAGCCGGCCAGCGTGAGCAGGCCCAGGCCCAGCGCCAGCAGGCCCTGCGCCGATTGCGTCGCCATCAGCAGCTTGCGCTTGTCGAAGCGGTCGGCCACGTAGCCCGTGAAGGGCAGCAGCACGAACTGCGGGCCGAACTGCAGGCCCATGACGATGCCCACGGCGGCGGCGTCGTGGTGCGTCAGCTCGGTGAGGACGATCCAGTCCTGCGCCGTGCGCTGCATCCAGGTGCCGATGTTGGAGACCAGGGCGCCGCCCCACCAGACCCGATAGTTGAAGCCGCGCAGCGACCGGAAGGTGCCATTGGGCAAATTCAGTTCTCCTGCACCTGCGGTTGGGCCTCGACCACGCGCTGCAGCAGCGCCAGGGCCTTGGCCAGGTCCTGCTGTTCGCGTGGCGACAGCTGGGACTCGATGGCGCGCTGCAGCCAGTCCTGGCGCGTCGCGCGCGTGTCGCGCAGCCACTTGCGGCATGCGGGTGTCAGGGACAGCAGCGTCTGCCGTCCGTCCTGCGGGTCCGGCGCGCCGCTGATGTGGCCCGCCGCCTGCAGCGCGGCCACGGTGGCGCCCATGCTCTGCGAGCGCACGCCGCCGGCGCGGGCGAGCGCCGTCACGGTCTGGGCACCCTCGCGCTCCAGCCGCCGCAGCACGGCCACGTGGGAGGGCGGCAGGTCGGCGCTGCCGGAATGCTCGCGCAGGCGCCGCTTGAGCCGGTTCATGAGGTCATGAAGCTCGACGGCGAGATCGTGGTTGGACTTGGTCGACATGCGAAGTTGAACTGTGAAGTTTACCTTCATATCTGGCCGGCGTCAACCCGCCGCCGGCGCGGCTGGCGGACAATCGGCCATGGACATTTCACAGACTGCGGACATCGGCATCGTCGGACTCGGCGTGATGGGCGAGAACCTTGCCCTCAACCTGGAGAGCCACGGCTTCGCCGTCGCCGGCTTCGACCTCGAGGCCACGCGCCGGGACAGTTTTTCGCAGCGCACCGCGGGCAAGCGCGCCTTCACGGCCCGTTCGCTGGCCGAACTGGTGGGCTGCCTCAAGTTGCCGCGCCGCTTGCTGGTGATGGTGCCGGCCGGCGCGGCCGTCGACGCCGTGCTGGCGGACCTGCGGCCGCTGCTCTATGCGGGCGACGTCGTCATGGATGGCGGCAACACGCGCTTCGGCGACACGCAGCGGCGCATCCTGGACCTGCAGGGAACCGGCATCCTGTACGTGGGCACCGGCGTGAGCGGCGGCGAGGAGGGCGCGCTGCATGGCCCGGCCCTCATGCCCGGCGGCGACCCGCAGGCCTGGCCGCTGGTGCAGCCCGTGCTGCAGGCGATCGCCGCACGGGCCGAGGACGGCGCGCCGTGCTGCGAATGGATGGGGCCGGGCGGCGCCGGCCATTTCGTCAAGACCGTGCACAACGGCATCGAGTACGCCGACATGCAGACCATCTGCGAGGCCTTCTGGCTGATGCAGGAGCTGCTGGGCATGACGCCGGGCGAGATGAGCCCGGTGTTCGCGCAGTGGAACGAAGGGCCTCTTTCGAGCTACCTGGTCGGCATCACGGCCGACATCCTGGCGCACACCGACCGCGAAAGCGGCAAGCCGCTGGTGGACCTGATCCTCGACACCGCGGAGCAGAAGGGCACCGGCAAGTGGGCCAGCCAGATCGCGCTGGAGCTGGGCATCACGGCGCCGACCATCGCGGACGCGGTGTTCGCGCGCACGGTGAGCGCGGTGAAGGACGAGCGCGTGGCGGCCGCGGACATCCTGCGCGGGCCGGGCAAGCTTGCGGCGGTGGAGCGCGAAGCCTTCGTGGCGAAGATCCACAACGCGCTGCTGGCGGCCAAGATCTGCGCCTATGCGCAGGGCTTCCAGCTACTGGCCGGGGCCGACCGCGAGTACCAGTGGCACCTGCCTTTCGCCACCATCGCGGCCGTCTGGCGCGCGGGCTGCATCATCCGGGCGCGGTTGCTGGAAGACATCCGCCGTGCCTACGCGCACGCGCCCGACTTGCAGAACCTGCTGGTCGATGCGCACTTCGCGGGCGTGATGGCGCAATGCCAGCAGGACCTGCGCGAGGTGGTGGCGACGGCGGCGCTGCACGGCGTGGCGGTGCCGGCCTTCATGAGCGCGCTGGCGTACTACGACGCCTACCGCGCGCCGCGGCTGCCGGCGAACCTGCTGCAGGCGCAGCGGGATTACTTCGGGGCGCACACCTACCAGCGGGTGGATCGGCCGGGGAAGTTCCACACCCGCTGGACGGAGTGAGCCTTACACCAGGCCGAGCTCGCGGCAGACGACGCGAGCGCGCTCTTTCGTCCCGGCCGGCGCCGCCGGCAAGGGCAGGCGGCAAGTACCCGCGTCGACATTCAGCACCGGCATCAAGGCCTTGATCGCCATCGGATAGACGCAATCGTCGTTGTTGACGTAGTCGAACGACGGCAGCAGTTGCGCGTTGATCGCGCGCGCCTGCGCGAGCTCGCCGCGCTGCATCGCCTCGACCATTCGCGCGAACAGCGACGCGGTCCAATGCGTGGTCGTGCCCACGACGCCGACGGCGCCCACGGCCAGCAGCGGCAGCGTGCAGGCGTCGTCGCCCGAATAGAGGTCGAAGTCCGCCTGCGCCAGCAGCGCGGCGGCGGCTGGCGGGTCGCCGGTGGCGTCCTTCAGCGCG
Encoded proteins:
- a CDS encoding acetoacetate--CoA ligase, translated to MSASTPEILWQPSPEQAAASRLAAYQQWLQQKHGLTFADYEALWQWSVDQLEDFWTSIWNFFDVQADGSPQPVLGAQQMPGAQWFPNARLNYAEHIFRNATDTRPALIARNEDGIREISWAQLRRDVGALAHRLRALGVQAGDRVASYLPNQAETVTAFLACASLGATWSSCAPDMGPTVVLDRLRQIEPKLLLATDSYRYNGKVHDRLATVHELLRELPSVRAVLHVAGPLAAQRAVDWRDRLPWSEAVAQEAELTFKRLPFDHPLWIVYSSGTTGLPKAMVHGHGGIVITHLKTMALQHDLRPGDRMLFLGGTGWIVWNLLVGGLLVGGTIVLYDGNPAWPDAQAIWRFLDQQEVTLFGCGAAFLINCMKDGVRPRDFAPLPRLRAINATGSPLPVEAFKWVYDAVKTDVWLASISGGTDIASGFVACAPTLPTTAGEIQCRELGVAAYAYNEAGQPVIDEVGELVVTKPMPSMPLYFWNDAGGQRYLESYFDTFPGLWRHGDWIRFTPRGTAIIYGRSDSTINRFGIRMGTAEIYRVVEELPEVRDSLVVDLEYLGRPSYMALFVVLHSGLVLDDALKSRIANAIRTKASARHVPNEVYRVAEVPRTLTGKKMEVPVRKLLLGASPEKVASPDAMANPGSLAFFVDLAKQLNP
- a CDS encoding MFS transporter is translated as MPNGTFRSLRGFNYRVWWGGALVSNIGTWMQRTAQDWIVLTELTHHDAAAVGIVMGLQFGPQFVLLPFTGYVADRFDKRKLLMATQSAQGLLALGLGLLTLAGWVHLWHVYVFALLLGCVSAFDAPARQTFVSQLVGDEHLSNAVALNSTSFNAARMIGPAVAGLMIAGVGTGVVFVLNALSFGAVLCSLRMLRPHEFHERASGPARRGGLVDGFRHAWEQPDLRTVLVMFFLIGTFGINFPIYISAMSVSVFHVGAGQFGLLTSAMAIGSVTGALLSAQREKPRMAWLLSGALAFGTALTAAAVMPSYALFAVALFFVGLSTQTFTTTAHGAAQLWSDPSLRGRVIAIVMAVSVGGTPLGAPLLGMIANHFGPRWSLVAGGASGFLALLVGLHGRARYSRLQTR
- a CDS encoding MarR family winged helix-turn-helix transcriptional regulator; amino-acid sequence: MSTKSNHDLAVELHDLMNRLKRRLREHSGSADLPPSHVAVLRRLEREGAQTVTALARAGGVRSQSMGATVAALQAAGHISGAPDPQDGRQTLLSLTPACRKWLRDTRATRQDWLQRAIESQLSPREQQDLAKALALLQRVVEAQPQVQEN
- the gndA gene encoding NADP-dependent phosphogluconate dehydrogenase, with the translated sequence MDISQTADIGIVGLGVMGENLALNLESHGFAVAGFDLEATRRDSFSQRTAGKRAFTARSLAELVGCLKLPRRLLVMVPAGAAVDAVLADLRPLLYAGDVVMDGGNTRFGDTQRRILDLQGTGILYVGTGVSGGEEGALHGPALMPGGDPQAWPLVQPVLQAIAARAEDGAPCCEWMGPGGAGHFVKTVHNGIEYADMQTICEAFWLMQELLGMTPGEMSPVFAQWNEGPLSSYLVGITADILAHTDRESGKPLVDLILDTAEQKGTGKWASQIALELGITAPTIADAVFARTVSAVKDERVAAADILRGPGKLAAVEREAFVAKIHNALLAAKICAYAQGFQLLAGADREYQWHLPFATIAAVWRAGCIIRARLLEDIRRAYAHAPDLQNLLVDAHFAGVMAQCQQDLREVVATAALHGVAVPAFMSALAYYDAYRAPRLPANLLQAQRDYFGAHTYQRVDRPGKFHTRWTE